A genomic window from Streptomyces sp. 846.5 includes:
- a CDS encoding SCO6880 family protein → MTTQPVGGYRRTYLIGKAKPNALIGKNRETGEVFLIIFGAFLGMMWGLLFTSFLPLRLIGLVAFPLMAFVVVYMPYRKRTIYRWAEINRSYRRTVRSSAAATYRSGVMEAGTKLDGREVEIGPPPGIGRIRWLAAPFGPDEVTVLLHLTRKTVTAAIEIEGPGVGLRDSEDQEALVERFGTLLKHVANGDGFVTRLQVLARTLPADPDAHAKDVARRGDPNSPQWLKESYDQLQSMVSTSSEQHRAYLVACMPYTRELAAEAHAIGRTAHIRARGDEGLAAVMARELTDICARLAEADIRVRQPLGQARLASLLHSMYDPDHQIDHIQAMSRRNAWPAELDATDANFLQAKTRESGTREPWCHATAWVKEWPLTPVGVNFLAPLLVHTPDVIRTVAVTMDLEPTDVAIERMLTEKTNDDAEASRQAKMNRTVDPRDAAHSGRVDQRGEDLASGAAGVNLVGYITVSSRNPEALARDKRTIRASAGKSYLKLEWCDREHHRAFVNTLPFATGIRR, encoded by the coding sequence TTGACCACCCAGCCCGTCGGTGGCTACCGACGCACCTACCTGATCGGCAAGGCCAAGCCGAACGCCCTGATCGGGAAGAACCGGGAGACCGGCGAGGTCTTCCTGATCATCTTCGGGGCGTTCCTGGGGATGATGTGGGGGCTGCTCTTCACCTCCTTCCTCCCGCTGCGGCTGATCGGCCTGGTCGCCTTCCCCCTGATGGCCTTCGTCGTCGTCTACATGCCGTACCGCAAGCGGACCATCTACCGGTGGGCCGAGATCAACCGCAGCTACCGCCGCACCGTCCGCTCGTCCGCCGCGGCCACCTACCGGTCGGGGGTGATGGAGGCCGGCACCAAGCTGGACGGACGCGAGGTCGAGATCGGGCCGCCGCCCGGGATCGGGCGGATCCGCTGGCTCGCCGCGCCGTTCGGCCCGGACGAGGTGACCGTGCTGCTGCACCTCACCCGGAAGACCGTCACCGCGGCGATCGAGATCGAGGGGCCCGGCGTCGGCCTGCGGGACTCCGAGGACCAGGAGGCCCTGGTCGAGCGGTTCGGCACGCTGCTCAAGCACGTCGCCAACGGCGACGGCTTCGTGACCAGGCTTCAGGTGCTGGCGCGCACCCTGCCCGCCGACCCGGACGCGCACGCCAAGGACGTCGCCCGGCGTGGCGACCCGAACTCGCCGCAGTGGCTGAAGGAGTCGTACGACCAGCTCCAGTCGATGGTCTCCACCTCCTCCGAGCAGCACCGCGCCTACCTGGTCGCCTGCATGCCGTACACCCGGGAGCTGGCCGCCGAGGCCCACGCCATCGGCCGGACGGCGCACATAAGGGCACGCGGCGACGAGGGCCTGGCCGCGGTGATGGCCCGTGAGCTGACCGACATCTGCGCCCGGCTGGCCGAGGCCGACATCCGGGTGCGGCAGCCGCTGGGCCAGGCCCGGCTGGCGTCCCTGCTGCACTCCATGTACGACCCGGACCACCAGATCGACCACATCCAGGCGATGTCCCGGCGCAACGCCTGGCCGGCCGAGCTGGACGCCACCGACGCCAACTTCCTCCAGGCGAAGACCCGGGAGTCCGGGACCCGCGAGCCCTGGTGCCACGCCACGGCGTGGGTGAAGGAGTGGCCGCTGACCCCGGTGGGCGTGAACTTCCTGGCCCCGCTGCTGGTGCACACGCCGGACGTGATCCGTACGGTCGCGGTGACCATGGACCTGGAGCCCACCGACGTCGCCATCGAGCGGATGCTGACGGAGAAGACCAACGACGACGCCGAGGCCAGCCGCCAGGCGAAGATGAACCGTACCGTCGACCCGCGCGACGCCGCCCACAGCGGCCGGGTCGACCAGCGCGGCGAGGACCTCGCCTCCGGTGCGGCGGGCGTGAACCTGGTCGGCTACATCACGGTGAGCTCCCGCAACCCGGAGGCGCTCGCCCGCGACAAGCGGACCATCCGCGCCTCCGCCGGCAAGAGCTACCTCAAGCTGGAGTGGTGCGACCGGGAGCACCACCGGGCGTTCGTCAACACCCTCCCGTTCGCCACCGGCATCCGCCGCTGA
- a CDS encoding ATP-binding protein — protein MAAPVGGLTDAFTSFLFGKMETTRLPVRTSTGQAQAVYLPTAAPGLGDSGVIIGREVYSGKGYVYDPFQLYGQQLPAPHWLVLGESGNGKSALEKTYVLRQLRFRDRQVVVLDAQGEDGVGEWNLIARALGITPVRLDPQAALNGGVKLNPLDPAITLTGQLALLRTIIEVAMGRGLDERAGFALKAAHAHVIATRTERQPILGDIIDTLRSPNTDSVDALGVSLEDIQTWGLDVALVLDRLVDGDLRGMFDGPTTTDIDLDAPLIVFDLSHIDRNSIAMPILMAIVGVWLEHTWLRPDRKKRIFLVEEAWHIINSPFVAQLFQRLLKFGRRLGLSFVAVVHHLSDVMDGAAAKEASAILKMASTRTIYMQKADEARATGRVLGLPRWAVEIIPTLSPGIAVWDVNGNVQVVKHLITEHERPLVFTDRAMTEDAIIERTRASKQLADDPAA, from the coding sequence ATGGCAGCACCTGTGGGCGGCCTGACCGACGCCTTCACCAGTTTCCTGTTCGGCAAGATGGAGACCACCCGGCTCCCGGTGCGCACCTCCACCGGCCAGGCCCAGGCGGTCTACCTGCCGACGGCGGCGCCCGGTCTCGGCGACTCCGGGGTGATCATCGGCCGGGAGGTCTACAGCGGCAAGGGCTACGTCTACGACCCCTTCCAGCTGTACGGGCAGCAGCTGCCGGCCCCGCACTGGCTGGTGCTCGGCGAGTCCGGCAACGGCAAGTCGGCGCTGGAGAAGACGTACGTGCTGCGCCAGCTGCGGTTTCGCGACCGCCAGGTGGTGGTGCTGGACGCGCAGGGTGAGGACGGCGTCGGCGAGTGGAACCTGATCGCCCGGGCGCTGGGAATAACGCCGGTGCGGCTGGACCCGCAGGCGGCCCTCAACGGCGGGGTGAAGCTCAACCCGCTGGACCCGGCGATCACCCTCACCGGCCAGCTGGCGCTGCTGCGCACCATCATCGAGGTCGCCATGGGCCGCGGCCTGGACGAGCGGGCCGGCTTCGCGCTGAAGGCCGCGCACGCCCATGTCATCGCCACCAGGACCGAGCGCCAGCCGATCCTCGGCGACATCATCGACACGCTGCGCTCCCCCAACACCGACTCCGTCGACGCGCTGGGGGTCTCCCTGGAGGACATCCAGACCTGGGGCCTGGACGTCGCCCTGGTCCTGGACCGCCTGGTCGACGGCGACCTGCGCGGCATGTTCGACGGGCCGACGACCACCGACATCGACCTCGACGCGCCGTTGATCGTCTTCGACCTGTCGCACATCGACCGCAACTCCATCGCCATGCCGATCCTGATGGCCATCGTCGGCGTCTGGCTGGAGCACACCTGGCTGCGGCCGGACCGGAAGAAGCGCATCTTCCTGGTCGAGGAGGCCTGGCACATCATCAACTCGCCCTTCGTGGCGCAGCTGTTCCAGCGGCTGCTGAAGTTCGGACGGCGTCTCGGCCTGTCGTTCGTGGCGGTGGTGCACCACCTCTCGGACGTGATGGACGGCGCCGCCGCCAAGGAGGCGTCGGCGATCCTGAAGATGGCCTCGACCAGGACCATCTACATGCAGAAGGCCGACGAGGCCCGGGCCACCGGGCGGGTGCTGGGCCTGCCGCGCTGGGCGGTGGAGATCATCCCCACCCTGTCGCCCGGTATCGCGGTGTGGGACGTCAACGGCAACGTCCAGGTCGTGAAGCACCTGATCACCGAGCACGAGAGACCGCTCGTCTTCACCGACCGCGCGATGACGGAGGACGCCATCATCGAACGCACCCGGGCTTCCAAACAGCTCGCGGACGACCCGGCGGCATGA
- a CDS encoding metal-sensitive transcriptional regulator — protein sequence MAENTAAAVAEAVGEAAASKASPHGPHGYSPQRDAHIKRLRRIEGQIRGLQRMVEEDVYCIDILTQVSASTKALQSFALSLLEEHLRHCVAEAVTNGEPEGEDKVAEATAAIARLLRS from the coding sequence GTGGCGGAAAACACAGCGGCAGCGGTAGCGGAAGCAGTCGGGGAAGCGGCGGCGTCCAAGGCGTCCCCGCACGGTCCGCACGGGTACAGCCCCCAGCGGGACGCGCACATCAAGCGGCTCCGCCGGATCGAGGGTCAGATCCGGGGGCTTCAGCGCATGGTGGAGGAGGACGTCTACTGCATCGACATCCTGACCCAGGTCTCGGCCAGCACCAAGGCGCTCCAGTCCTTCGCCCTGAGCCTGCTGGAGGAACACCTGCGCCACTGCGTCGCGGAAGCCGTCACCAACGGCGAACCCGAGGGCGAGGACAAAGTCGCCGAAGCCACGGCAGCCATCGCCCGCCTGCTGCGGAGCTGA
- a CDS encoding bifunctional lytic transglycosylase/C40 family peptidase produces MTLRRAWALISGGGVTALGVALFVVIGTYTASGSMVQAQAQGAVQLAPGTVPSSYAALIQKWGTLCPELTPPLLAAQMYQESGFNAKAVSPVGAQGIAQFMPATWAIYGIDPTHTHTPDVWNPADAIPSAATYDCALAKDTANVPGNHTANMLAAYNAGPYAVISAKGVPSFAETQNYVSSITKLAESFTGATTISYSSQAAGAIYYAQTKLGTPYLWGGEGLASQNYQFDCSGLTQAAYASVGITLPRVAADQWYAGPHPSRSQLQPGDLVFFSHSASDPTQIHHVGIYVGGGMMINAPHTGAVIRYDSIASEGDYFGATRVTAGGAAALPTLQPGGTIANGGTTVTS; encoded by the coding sequence ATGACGCTCCGTCGGGCCTGGGCCCTCATCAGTGGAGGCGGCGTCACCGCTCTCGGCGTCGCACTCTTTGTCGTCATTGGCACGTACACCGCCTCGGGGTCGATGGTGCAGGCCCAGGCCCAGGGCGCGGTCCAGCTCGCGCCGGGGACCGTGCCGTCGAGCTATGCCGCACTCATCCAGAAATGGGGCACCCTGTGCCCCGAACTGACGCCCCCTCTGCTGGCGGCGCAGATGTACCAGGAGAGCGGTTTCAACGCCAAGGCGGTGAGTCCGGTCGGTGCGCAGGGGATCGCCCAGTTCATGCCGGCGACCTGGGCCATCTATGGGATCGACCCGACTCATACCCATACGCCGGACGTATGGAACCCCGCGGATGCCATTCCTTCCGCCGCGACCTACGACTGCGCCCTGGCCAAGGACACCGCCAACGTCCCCGGCAACCACACCGCCAACATGCTGGCCGCCTACAATGCGGGCCCGTACGCGGTGATAAGCGCCAAGGGCGTGCCCTCCTTCGCGGAGACCCAGAACTACGTCAGCTCCATCACCAAGCTCGCCGAGTCCTTCACCGGGGCCACCACCATCAGCTACTCCAGCCAGGCGGCCGGGGCGATCTACTACGCGCAGACCAAGCTGGGCACCCCGTACCTCTGGGGCGGTGAGGGGCTGGCCTCGCAGAACTACCAGTTCGACTGCTCCGGGCTCACCCAGGCGGCGTACGCCAGCGTGGGCATCACCCTTCCCCGGGTCGCCGCCGACCAGTGGTACGCCGGTCCGCATCCGAGCCGCAGTCAGCTCCAGCCGGGCGACCTGGTGTTCTTCTCGCACAGCGCGAGCGACCCGACCCAGATCCACCATGTGGGGATATACGTCGGCGGCGGCATGATGATCAACGCACCGCACACCGGCGCGGTGATCCGCTACGACTCCATCGCCTCCGAGGGCGACTACTTCGGCGCGACCCGGGTCACCGCCGGCGGCGCCGCCGCGCTGCCGACCCTGCAGCCCGGCGGGACCATCGCCAACGGAGGAACAACCGTCACCAGTTGA
- a CDS encoding FAD-binding protein, whose translation MGETITSRRTVLRAGAAAGVAAAAGVAGLTACSKGGGTSGSATVVGSGSAAGTGTALSSTASASSNAATTPAKAADWTALAKDLDGLLIRPGDSRYDSARRLFQPQYDSLQPSGVAYVAGAHDVATCLAFARKHGVPVAARSGGHSYGGWSSGSGLVLDVGKLNSVAASGGSATVGAGARLIDVYAGLAGRGVTIPAGSCPTVGVTGLALGGGVGVTGRAYGLTCDNISSAEVVTADGQIRTASASSHSDLFWALRGGGGGNFGVVTSLSFRTHSAAECAYGFLSWPWSKAAAVVRAWQAWAPSAPDALWADLHLLVWADGRTQLGTTVNYLGPQSELSNLVGQLAVAPSSVSLHTRSYLQTMQVMGGVSGWSQAAAHLPGSLPGQNPSGRVTRESYGAKSDVFTRPLSEAGAEALVAAITRYPRTGPAGGSAGVAFDALGGAINRVGASDTAFVHRNGLFLAQYTANYPDGVVGGSGADRSWAWLNGVWSAMRPYASGQAYQNYIDPRLSGWEQAYYGANAARLRTVKRAYDPSGMFRFPQSVPVG comes from the coding sequence ATGGGCGAAACGATCACTTCCAGGCGGACCGTGCTGCGGGCCGGGGCGGCGGCCGGCGTGGCCGCGGCGGCGGGAGTGGCCGGTCTGACCGCGTGTTCGAAGGGCGGCGGCACGAGCGGTAGTGCGACCGTCGTCGGCTCCGGGTCGGCCGCGGGCACGGGCACCGCTCTGTCGAGCACGGCCTCCGCCTCATCCAACGCCGCCACCACCCCGGCGAAGGCCGCGGACTGGACCGCGCTGGCCAAGGATCTCGACGGACTGCTGATCCGGCCCGGCGACAGCCGCTACGACTCGGCCCGGCGGCTGTTCCAGCCGCAGTACGACTCGCTGCAGCCGAGCGGTGTCGCCTACGTCGCCGGCGCGCACGACGTGGCGACCTGCCTCGCCTTCGCCCGGAAGCACGGCGTCCCGGTGGCGGCGCGCAGCGGCGGGCACAGCTACGGCGGCTGGTCCTCGGGGAGCGGCCTGGTCCTGGACGTCGGCAAGCTGAACTCGGTCGCCGCCTCCGGCGGCAGCGCCACGGTGGGGGCCGGCGCGCGGCTCATCGACGTCTACGCCGGCCTGGCCGGACGGGGCGTCACCATCCCGGCCGGGTCCTGCCCGACGGTCGGCGTCACTGGTCTCGCGCTCGGCGGCGGGGTCGGGGTCACCGGCCGCGCATACGGCCTGACCTGCGACAACATCAGCAGCGCAGAGGTGGTGACGGCCGACGGGCAGATCCGTACGGCCAGTGCCTCCAGCCACTCCGACCTCTTCTGGGCGCTGCGCGGCGGGGGTGGGGGCAACTTCGGCGTGGTCACCTCGCTGTCGTTCCGCACCCACTCGGCGGCGGAGTGCGCCTACGGCTTCCTCTCCTGGCCGTGGTCCAAGGCGGCCGCGGTGGTGCGGGCCTGGCAGGCCTGGGCGCCGAGCGCGCCGGACGCCCTGTGGGCCGATCTGCACCTGCTGGTGTGGGCGGACGGACGGACCCAGCTCGGCACCACCGTCAACTACCTGGGCCCGCAGAGCGAACTGTCGAACCTGGTCGGCCAGTTGGCCGTCGCACCGTCCTCGGTCTCACTGCACACCCGCTCCTATCTGCAGACGATGCAGGTGATGGGCGGGGTCTCGGGCTGGTCGCAGGCGGCCGCGCACCTCCCCGGCAGCCTGCCCGGGCAGAACCCCTCGGGCCGGGTCACCCGCGAGTCCTACGGCGCCAAGTCGGACGTGTTCACCCGTCCGCTCAGCGAGGCGGGGGCCGAGGCGCTGGTCGCGGCGATCACCCGCTACCCGCGCACCGGCCCGGCGGGCGGCAGCGCGGGGGTGGCCTTCGACGCGCTGGGCGGCGCCATCAACCGGGTCGGCGCGTCCGACACCGCGTTCGTCCACCGAAACGGCCTGTTCCTGGCGCAGTACACCGCTAACTACCCGGACGGCGTGGTGGGCGGCAGCGGCGCCGACCGCTCCTGGGCGTGGCTGAACGGGGTCTGGTCGGCGATGCGCCCGTACGCGAGCGGGCAGGCCTACCAGAACTACATCGACCCGCGGCTGTCCGGCTGGGAGCAGGCGTACTACGGCGCCAACGCGGCCCGGCTGCGGACGGTGAAGCGGGCGTACGACCCGAGCGGGATGTTCCGCTTCCCGCAGTCGGTGCCGGTGGGATGA
- a CDS encoding DUF47 family protein: protein MRIRLTPRETSFYDMFAASADNLVTGSKLLLELLGADVSARPELAERMRAAEHAGDDTTHAIFHQLNSSFITPFDREDIYNLASSLDDVMDYMEEAVDLVVLYEIEALPKGVEQQIEVLARAADLTAAAMPGLRTMDNLAEYWIEVNRLENQADQIHRKLLAHLFGGSYEAIEVLKLKQIVDVLEEAADAFEHVANTVETIAVKES, encoded by the coding sequence GTGCGTATTCGTCTGACCCCCCGGGAGACGAGCTTCTATGACATGTTCGCCGCATCGGCGGACAACCTTGTCACTGGCTCGAAGCTCCTGCTGGAACTCCTCGGCGCGGACGTCTCGGCGCGGCCGGAACTCGCCGAACGGATGCGCGCCGCGGAACACGCGGGCGACGACACCACGCATGCGATCTTCCACCAGTTGAACTCCTCCTTCATCACCCCGTTCGACCGGGAGGACATCTACAACCTGGCGTCGTCGCTGGACGACGTCATGGACTACATGGAGGAAGCGGTCGACCTGGTCGTCCTCTATGAGATCGAGGCCCTCCCCAAGGGCGTCGAGCAGCAGATCGAGGTGCTGGCCCGGGCCGCCGACCTGACGGCTGCCGCGATGCCCGGCCTGCGCACCATGGACAACCTCGCCGAGTACTGGATCGAGGTCAACCGGCTGGAGAACCAGGCGGACCAGATCCACCGCAAGCTGCTCGCCCATCTGTTCGGCGGCAGCTACGAGGCCATCGAGGTGCTGAAGCTCAAGCAGATCGTGGACGTCCTCGAAGAGGCCGCCGACGCGTTCGAGCATGTGGCGAACACGGTGGAGACCATCGCGGTCAAGGAGTCCTGA
- a CDS encoding ABATE domain-containing protein yields MTVTTRAAGDTADRGAEVVRFREGAGRLSLDFIRTLRYRGTLGSVEELADVTALVAWIGQCGPCARPLDPELVGPTDVRDARSLREAIHELIAAGRSPGGVSSSSFLSRELVNRAAAVAPPTPRVDPSGALLWIAADPVAATLSLVARDAVDLVTSPAIARVRECADPTCGALFVDNSRPGKRRWCSMGACGNRAKKSTIRSKAAQNKDQGKGKGTTGGPA; encoded by the coding sequence ATGACGGTCACTACCCGTGCGGCTGGGGACACAGCGGACAGAGGGGCGGAGGTGGTCCGCTTCCGGGAGGGGGCGGGCAGGCTTTCGCTGGACTTCATTCGTACCCTCCGGTACCGGGGCACCCTCGGTTCCGTCGAGGAACTGGCCGATGTGACGGCCCTGGTGGCCTGGATCGGGCAGTGCGGACCGTGCGCGCGGCCCCTGGATCCCGAGCTGGTCGGGCCGACCGACGTACGGGATGCACGGAGCCTGCGGGAGGCGATCCACGAGCTGATCGCGGCCGGACGCAGCCCCGGCGGGGTGAGCTCGTCGAGCTTCCTGTCACGTGAGCTGGTGAACCGGGCGGCGGCCGTCGCGCCGCCGACACCGCGGGTGGACCCGTCCGGGGCGCTGCTCTGGATCGCCGCCGACCCGGTCGCGGCCACGCTGTCGCTGGTGGCGCGGGACGCCGTCGATCTGGTCACCTCCCCCGCGATCGCACGGGTGCGGGAGTGCGCCGATCCGACCTGCGGGGCGCTGTTCGTCGACAACTCCCGGCCGGGGAAACGGCGCTGGTGCTCGATGGGCGCCTGCGGCAATCGGGCGAAGAAGAGCACGATCCGCAGCAAGGCCGCCCAGAACAAGGACCAGGGGAAGGGCAAGGGGACCACGGGCGGCCCGGCCTGA
- a CDS encoding TraM recognition domain-containing protein yields the protein MPPRRGIPDGAIVGVLATLLGTTTLVWLSTALGALVTHGRLPHPLPFGGTPTAIRSLATRPNSMGAAWPGTPAAQLPSPTAFWSAFFVLLALLIALALTILTAWMRVRSARQAQRAYEAHGAYEAHEAHEAHEAHEATGGVAAAPVPVPVPVPEPRPAAVAPISIYKAVSEPPPAADPAPSPRPFAFPAGMTALLVPDVGAAPYRRRLLQRAVETATGAVLVVTDDLALWEARPAHRDARLYDPLRLVDALDDPDVRVRWAPHDHCDDPAVASVRARALLAPTARGDGSTSSSSASHERSIQETAQTVLRCWLHAAALDGRPFRHIHRWASGTNRQEAVGILRNADPHTAADGWDGELQTVLTHSTELRDSALQRIGGALESLSELQVQQACAPSASSSATDSLDVESLLRHRGTLYVLGRATETRVGSNGSAGSAGFTGSAQRSVMPLLSALVEDVVERGRRMAVRSSSGRLDPPLLCVLDNTAAVAPFPGLPELMARGGPLGLAGVAVFRSPEQARLRWDERAVHSLWTSADARAVLGPLPAPGIDSLLHALGSGPAECESASAPGALDKGELLLLADRKPAQRFRIEGSSTEGAPVRS from the coding sequence GTGCCGCCACGGCGGGGCATACCGGACGGGGCCATCGTCGGCGTGCTGGCGACCCTGCTCGGCACGACCACGCTGGTGTGGCTGTCCACGGCGCTGGGCGCGCTGGTGACGCATGGCCGGCTGCCGCATCCGCTGCCGTTCGGCGGGACGCCGACGGCGATCCGCTCCCTGGCCACCAGGCCCAACAGCATGGGCGCGGCCTGGCCGGGGACCCCGGCGGCGCAGCTGCCGTCGCCCACGGCGTTCTGGTCCGCCTTCTTCGTGCTGCTGGCGCTGCTGATCGCGCTGGCGCTGACGATACTGACGGCGTGGATGCGGGTGCGCAGCGCGCGGCAGGCACAGCGGGCGTACGAGGCGCACGGCGCGTACGAGGCGCACGAGGCGCACGAGGCGCACGAGGCGCACGAGGCGACGGGGGGCGTTGCTGCGGCGCCCGTACCCGTACCCGTGCCGGTACCTGAGCCTCGTCCTGCGGCTGTCGCCCCCATCTCCATCTACAAAGCCGTCAGCGAGCCTCCCCCTGCTGCTGATCCGGCCCCGTCCCCCAGACCCTTCGCCTTCCCCGCGGGAATGACCGCGCTGCTGGTGCCCGACGTCGGCGCCGCCCCGTACCGCCGCCGGCTGCTGCAGCGAGCCGTCGAGACCGCCACCGGGGCCGTCCTCGTCGTCACCGACGACCTCGCCCTCTGGGAGGCCCGCCCCGCGCACCGGGACGCCCGCCTCTACGATCCGCTGCGGCTGGTCGACGCCCTCGACGACCCCGACGTCCGGGTCCGCTGGGCCCCGCACGACCACTGCGACGACCCCGCCGTCGCCTCCGTCCGGGCCCGCGCGCTGCTTGCGCCCACCGCCCGCGGCGACGGCTCCACCAGCTCCTCCAGCGCCTCGCACGAGCGCAGCATCCAGGAGACCGCACAGACCGTGCTCCGCTGCTGGCTGCACGCGGCCGCACTGGACGGACGCCCGTTCCGGCACATCCACCGCTGGGCCTCCGGCACCAACCGCCAGGAGGCCGTGGGCATCCTGCGCAACGCCGACCCGCACACCGCCGCGGACGGCTGGGACGGCGAGCTGCAGACGGTACTCACCCACTCCACCGAGCTGCGCGACTCCGCGCTCCAGCGCATCGGCGGCGCGCTCGAGTCGCTGTCGGAGCTCCAGGTGCAACAGGCCTGCGCGCCCTCCGCTTCCTCCTCGGCAACTGACAGCCTTGATGTGGAGTCATTGCTGCGCCATCGGGGAACTCTCTACGTACTGGGTCGCGCAACCGAGACCAGGGTCGGCAGTAACGGTTCCGCAGGCAGCGCCGGCTTCACCGGCAGTGCCCAGCGCAGCGTGATGCCCCTGTTGAGCGCGCTCGTGGAAGACGTGGTCGAGCGCGGCCGGCGCATGGCCGTACGGTCATCCTCCGGTCGGCTCGACCCACCACTGCTGTGCGTGCTCGACAACACGGCCGCGGTCGCCCCGTTCCCCGGTCTGCCCGAGCTGATGGCCCGCGGCGGCCCGCTGGGCCTGGCGGGGGTCGCCGTCTTCCGCTCCCCCGAGCAGGCCCGGCTGCGCTGGGACGAGCGCGCCGTCCACAGCCTGTGGACAAGTGCGGACGCCCGCGCCGTACTCGGTCCGCTGCCTGCTCCCGGCATCGACAGCCTGCTGCACGCACTGGGGTCCGGTCCGGCGGAGTGCGAGTCGGCGTCCGCGCCCGGGGCCCTGGACAAGGGCGAACTGCTGCTGCTCGCGGACCGAAAGCCCGCACAACGCTTCCGCATCGAAGGTTCGTCGACGGAAGGCGCTCCCGTACGCTCATGA
- a CDS encoding inorganic phosphate transporter, whose amino-acid sequence MSMFGLILVVGVAFGFAYTNGFHDSANAIATSVSTRALTPKVALMMAAVMNLAGAFLGVGVAQTVSKGIIETPHGTKGMVILWAALIGAITWNLVTWYFGLPSSSTHALFGGMVGAAIVGGTDVYWTGVWEKVIIPMITSPVVGLILGFLVMLAIMWIFRRANPHKAKRNFRMAQTVSAAAMALGHGLQDSQKTMGIVVMALTISNHYSGHDIPIWVKASTALALSLGTWAGGWRIMRTLGRKIIELDPPQGFAAESVGATILYVTAYAYKVPVSTTHIITSAIMGVGATKRVRAVRWGVAKNIVIGWFLTMPAAGIVAAVVFWVSWWIIG is encoded by the coding sequence TTGAGCATGTTCGGACTGATCCTTGTCGTGGGCGTGGCGTTCGGCTTCGCCTACACCAACGGATTCCACGACTCGGCCAACGCGATCGCCACCTCGGTGTCGACCAGGGCGCTGACGCCCAAGGTCGCGCTGATGATGGCCGCGGTGATGAACCTGGCCGGCGCGTTCCTCGGTGTGGGGGTCGCACAGACCGTCAGCAAGGGCATCATCGAGACGCCGCACGGCACCAAGGGGATGGTCATCCTCTGGGCCGCGCTGATCGGCGCGATCACCTGGAACCTGGTCACCTGGTACTTCGGACTGCCGTCCTCCTCCACCCATGCGCTGTTCGGCGGGATGGTGGGTGCGGCGATCGTCGGCGGCACCGACGTGTACTGGACCGGGGTGTGGGAGAAGGTGATCATCCCGATGATCACCTCACCGGTCGTCGGCCTGATCCTCGGCTTCCTGGTGATGCTCGCCATCATGTGGATCTTCCGTCGCGCCAACCCGCACAAGGCCAAGCGCAACTTCCGGATGGCGCAGACCGTCTCCGCGGCGGCGATGGCGCTCGGCCACGGCCTGCAGGACTCGCAGAAGACCATGGGCATCGTGGTGATGGCGCTGACCATCTCCAACCACTACTCCGGCCACGACATCCCGATCTGGGTGAAGGCCAGCACCGCGTTGGCGCTGTCGCTGGGGACCTGGGCCGGGGGGTGGCGCATCATGCGCACCCTGGGCCGGAAGATCATCGAGCTGGACCCCCCGCAGGGGTTCGCCGCGGAGTCGGTCGGCGCGACGATCCTGTACGTCACGGCCTACGCCTACAAGGTGCCGGTCTCGACGACGCACATCATCACCTCCGCGATCATGGGTGTCGGTGCGACGAAGCGGGTGCGCGCGGTGCGGTGGGGGGTTGCCAAGAACATCGTGATCGGGTGGTTCCTGACGATGCCGGCTGCGGGGATCGTTGCTGCCGTGGTGTTCTGGGTGAGCTGGTGGATCATCGGGTGA
- a CDS encoding phosphatase PAP2 family protein — MATLMLLSDGGSGDIDWSLTSSVNGLARDLPHAVDSALGFLGEYGVPLASLLVLLGAWLWARRRPDAAESVAAVLWAGLAAGVALILNVPVRAMVERPRPFVSHPGQLDLLMNHQANGSFASDHATFTMALAVGLLLVNRRFGLIALGLAGFEGLLRVFMGVHYPTDVIGGFALGTATTLLLAPIAMAVLAPFVHAVTRTSLATLVRSPRRVRRTRVAARPAMSLPGTADSPDNPDTPDELAA, encoded by the coding sequence GTGGCGACGTTGATGCTGCTGTCTGACGGCGGGAGCGGGGACATCGACTGGTCCCTGACCTCCTCCGTCAACGGGCTGGCCCGTGACCTGCCCCACGCGGTCGACAGCGCGCTCGGATTCCTCGGCGAGTACGGGGTGCCGCTGGCCTCGCTCCTGGTGCTGCTCGGCGCCTGGCTCTGGGCCCGGCGCCGGCCCGACGCGGCCGAGTCGGTGGCCGCGGTGCTCTGGGCCGGACTGGCGGCCGGAGTGGCGCTGATCCTCAACGTCCCGGTGCGTGCGATGGTGGAGCGGCCCCGGCCGTTCGTCTCGCATCCCGGGCAGCTGGACCTGCTGATGAACCATCAGGCCAACGGCTCCTTCGCCAGCGACCACGCCACCTTCACCATGGCGCTCGCGGTCGGGCTGCTGCTGGTCAACCGCAGGTTCGGGCTGATCGCCCTGGGCCTGGCCGGGTTCGAGGGACTGCTGCGGGTCTTCATGGGCGTCCACTACCCCACCGACGTCATCGGCGGCTTCGCCCTCGGCACGGCCACGACGCTGCTGCTGGCCCCCATCGCCATGGCGGTGCTGGCCCCGTTCGTGCACGCGGTGACCCGCACCTCGCTGGCCACCCTGGTCCGGTCGCCGCGCCGGGTCCGCCGCACCCGGGTGGCCGCCCGGCCGGCCATGTCCCTCCCGGGGACCGCCGACAGCCCCGACAACCCCGACACCCCGGACGAGCTCGCCGCGTAA